In Haloarchaeobius litoreus, the following are encoded in one genomic region:
- a CDS encoding class I SAM-dependent methyltransferase — protein sequence MSDPFAEAIHDCHFDEMDGPLLYRNGEETREAGVEAVYLDEWEPEGAAGDWFESWLDGPLLDMGAGGGRHALYFQEQFETVAIDHSASLVEVMRDRGVRDARVGDMFALRESFDRDRFRSALAVGTQLSLARSEAGVREFLADLAYVTTPDATAVLDCFDPEHDRTREMLDFYEDATPGRAYRVLQFEYAGSLGEPWLYRLFTPGQLRELTVGTDWRVADVRRGAGEWDHNVNLALEKR from the coding sequence ATGTCGGACCCGTTCGCCGAGGCCATCCACGACTGCCACTTCGACGAGATGGACGGACCGCTCCTGTACCGGAACGGCGAGGAGACCCGCGAGGCCGGAGTCGAGGCGGTCTACCTCGACGAGTGGGAGCCCGAGGGTGCGGCCGGCGACTGGTTCGAGTCCTGGCTGGACGGCCCGCTGCTCGACATGGGTGCTGGCGGCGGGCGGCACGCGCTCTACTTCCAGGAGCAGTTCGAGACGGTCGCCATCGACCACAGCGCGTCGCTCGTCGAGGTGATGCGCGACCGGGGCGTGCGGGACGCCCGCGTCGGCGACATGTTCGCGCTCCGCGAGTCGTTCGACCGGGACCGGTTCCGGTCCGCGCTCGCGGTCGGTACCCAGCTGAGCCTCGCCCGCTCCGAGGCAGGGGTCAGGGAGTTCCTCGCCGACCTCGCGTACGTCACGACTCCCGACGCGACCGCCGTCCTCGACTGCTTCGACCCGGAGCACGACCGCACCCGGGAGATGCTGGACTTCTACGAGGACGCGACCCCGGGCAGGGCGTACCGCGTGCTCCAGTTCGAGTACGCCGGCAGCCTCGGTGAGCCGTGGCTCTACCGGCTGTTCACCCCTGGGCAGCTGCGCGAGCTGACCGTCGGAACCGACTGGCGGGTGGCGGACGTGCGCCGGGGGGCCGGCGAGTGGGACCACAACGTCAACCTCGCGCTGGAGAAACGCTGA
- a CDS encoding DUF1028 domain-containing protein, whose product MQPRPSTFSIAARDPETGAVGVAVQSKFVGVGAVVPFVSADAGAVATQSFANVAYGPDGLDLLREGHSAQEAVDELTSSDDEAPQRQVGIVEAPGGDTAEREDSVAAFSGDECFDVYGDVQGTHYTVQGNILENRETLTAMAETFEEADGGLPERMIAALHAGNDAGGDSRGEQSAALYVARHEGGYDGKNDRWVDVRVDDHEHPIDELERVFRLYDITLLAREEPDDTRELSGETAEAVAETLADLGFYDGTPDGEFGDGERDALEDFRGMNNFENHSVATLEDALARGWDDADGEGEARMVDAIWHGLQRLERK is encoded by the coding sequence ATGCAGCCACGGCCATCCACGTTCTCCATCGCGGCCCGCGACCCCGAGACGGGCGCGGTCGGCGTCGCCGTCCAGTCGAAGTTCGTCGGCGTCGGGGCGGTCGTCCCGTTCGTCAGCGCCGACGCGGGCGCGGTCGCCACACAGAGCTTCGCGAACGTCGCCTACGGTCCGGACGGGCTGGACCTGCTGCGCGAGGGCCACTCCGCGCAGGAGGCCGTCGACGAACTGACCAGCAGCGACGACGAGGCCCCGCAGCGACAGGTCGGCATCGTCGAGGCCCCCGGCGGGGACACCGCCGAGCGCGAGGACAGCGTCGCCGCGTTCTCCGGCGACGAGTGCTTCGACGTCTACGGCGACGTCCAGGGCACCCACTACACCGTGCAGGGGAACATCCTCGAGAACCGGGAGACGCTGACCGCGATGGCCGAGACGTTCGAGGAAGCCGACGGCGGCCTCCCCGAGCGCATGATCGCCGCGCTCCACGCCGGCAACGACGCCGGCGGCGACTCCCGGGGTGAGCAGTCCGCCGCGCTCTACGTCGCCAGGCACGAGGGCGGCTACGACGGGAAGAACGACCGCTGGGTCGACGTGCGCGTCGACGACCACGAGCACCCAATCGACGAACTGGAACGGGTGTTCCGGCTCTACGACATCACGCTGCTCGCCCGCGAGGAGCCCGACGATACCCGCGAGCTGTCGGGCGAGACGGCCGAGGCGGTCGCGGAGACGCTCGCCGACCTCGGGTTCTACGACGGTACGCCCGACGGCGAGTTCGGCGACGGCGAGCGCGACGCGCTGGAGGATTTCCGGGGCATGAACAACTTCGAGAACCACAGCGTCGCGACCCTGGAGGACGCGCTGGCGAGAGGCTGGGACGACGCCGACGGCGAGGGCGAAGCCCGGATGGTGGACGCCATCTGGCACGGGCTGCAACGGCTGGAGCGGAAGTAG
- a CDS encoding DUF7528 family protein: MRLAVDGESTVLTQESAAELRDQLAEALTRTHEFVHTTGTHREDGSYVVARRGADSAGHSKVFERVDALERLYDRLPDSFTAEDVGRTGLTGGRRHMLVWHFAEHPGFDCELVSRQPLTVEKHGEGGERSVAETHLAALPAD; encoded by the coding sequence CTGCGTCTCGCAGTCGACGGAGAGAGCACCGTTCTCACACAGGAATCCGCCGCGGAGCTACGCGACCAGCTCGCGGAGGCACTGACACGGACCCACGAGTTCGTCCACACGACCGGCACGCACCGGGAGGACGGCAGCTACGTCGTCGCCCGACGCGGGGCGGACTCGGCGGGCCACAGCAAGGTGTTCGAGCGCGTCGACGCGCTGGAGCGCCTGTACGACCGCCTGCCGGACAGCTTCACCGCCGAGGACGTGGGTCGGACCGGCCTGACCGGCGGCCGGCGGCACATGCTCGTCTGGCACTTCGCCGAGCACCCGGGCTTCGACTGCGAGCTCGTCTCGCGCCAGCCACTCACCGTCGAGAAGCACGGGGAAGGGGGTGAGAGAAGCGTGGCCGAAACGCACCTCGCCGCGCTGCCGGCGGACTGA